One Gadus morhua chromosome 23, gadMor3.0, whole genome shotgun sequence DNA segment encodes these proteins:
- the LOC115536961 gene encoding uncharacterized protein LOC115536961 isoform X1, translating into MTTQTPPTVEELTESDSEEQLSATMTRRRKVKTAVYSGDESDDTNEGDFKITIQPSPTVEELTESDSEEQLSATMTRRRKVKTAVDCGEESDDTNEGDFKITIQPSPTVEELTESDSEEQLSATMTRRRKVKTAVDSGEESDDTNEGDFKITIQPSPTVEELTESDSEEQLSATMTRRRKVKTAVYSGEESDDTNEGDFKITNQPSPTVQELTESDNEEEQISETKGEEHTKKNDKEDTYRTCVVGPKEFKFKVARKNWIKIKPEKGKRQLRPPWTDIFYNEFRKSNPSCTLAFKYQNIRTRDSRKKKSPYLRATAKCTFEGCEAVYTFTRKGPPKYNAKKITVMVTRFGEVKHLKSQRKCRPARYLRRGKIAKAVKSGVSNCYYELLKNTPVEEIMAGNITRSLTKDVLKIISYEIRSVARLHNDQLLELMLTQRIIRESGRQTRHASSNGYLQLLQIDPFATHLYTDAGLQILAEHLRGPMPTTLYLDATGGVVQKVPHQSKRVLYYALVLPGMGKDKPPLPVAEFVTNSHSVPSISHWLMEFNRRLSHITGRKIAQIETDYSWALMNSVLISFNHEDVSAYLCRAFEIVSGQLKVIPKFTVLHLCSAHILKAVSQAFGRTTSDRGIKEYATYSFAYLLNCTSLPEALEVFYHMCVLFDAEQHTDSINTSERYLNGCILQSQHMDIEETQEGSRICDSSDPSNGILARSPFMQAFDLRREQATCDVLSDEEADKNNNYHCPGIINVLLKTYMGIFPLWSGVLLADLSRHSKGSITRGTGCKTRETNCHVELWFRLVKHSILCKRKYLRPAEFVSKMFASVQGRYVEHVIQQSLPIDVLQRNLQSSVKLEDDPEEQWCKRDTSSGSSKRKSKYFNPPKNIPNPKTKTKSKKIIKVEQNQRVEDAQLNLLWKKRGTEIIVATLPSQVKGRSLFIHHTDLRCLRPHLWLTGEIIQGLLHLSAFTYNVVDTIYLMDYYTAGVLLFGDRATTRRHTLPKVNFDNFDGILSFVHVNKNHWNMLYIHAKSGTVYQMDPSPASSELEDSTHAAQRLQEYLKIRKHQGKTDWVDVKWKGGVMPHPVQMDGCSCGVIVVEMARAVMEAFPEFPKMNFSTKRRAMEEARRDMALQVLESSVFDEETCSMCGADKPPGQAPPVTDWIQCDNCDRWFHNLCLNMDQNKLKELKKRQWLCVLCR; encoded by the exons ATGACAACGCAAACACCACCAACAGTTGAAGAACTCACCGAAAGTGACAGTGAAGAACAACTTTCAGCGACAATgacaagaaggagaaaagtAAAAACAGCTGTTTACTCTGGAGATGAAAGTGATGACACAAATGAAGGAGATTTCAAAATTACAATTCAACCATCACCAACAGTTGAAGAACTCACCGAAAGTGACAGTGAAGAACAACTTTCAGCGACAATgacaagaaggagaaaagtAAAAACAGCTGTTGACTGTGGAGAAGAAAGTGATGACACAAATGAAGGAGATTTCAAAATTACAATTCAACCATCACCAACAGTTGAAGAACTCACCGAAAGTGACAGTGAAGAACAACTTTCAGCGACAATgacaagaaggagaaaagtAAAAACAGCTGTTGACTCTGGAGAAGAAAGTGATGACACAAATGAAGGAGATTTCAAAATTACGATTCAACCATCACCAACAGTTGAAGAACTCACCGAAAGTGACAGTGAAGAACAACTTTCAGCGACAATgacaagaaggagaaaagtAAAAACAGCTGTTTACTCTGGAGAAGAAAGTGATGACACAAATGAAGGAGATTTCAAAATTACAAATCAACCATCACCAACAGTTCAAGAACTCACAGAAAGTGACAATGAAGAAGAACAAATTTCGGAGACAAAGGGAGAagagcacacaaaaaaaaatgataaagagGACACGTACAGGACGTGCGTAGTCGGTCCAAAAGAATTCAAATTTAAGGTCGCAAGAAAAAATTGGATAAAAATAAAGCCGGAAAAGGGAAAAAGACAACTGAGACCCCCATGGACCGATATATTCTACAATGAATTTAGAAAAAGCAACCCATCGTGCACATTGGCCTTTAAGTACCAAAATATTAGAACACGTGACAGccggaaaaaaaaatcaccatACCTCCGCGCCACAGCCAAGTGCACGTTTGAAGGTTGTGAGGCGGTTTACACTTTCACCAGGAAAGGCCCACCAAAATACAACGCAAAAAAGATTACTGTCATGGTGACACGGTTTGGGGAAGTCAAACACCTTAAGTCTCAGAGAAAATGTAGGCCTGCAAGATACCTCAGGAGAGGAAAAATAGCAAAAGCAGTAAAAAGTGGTGTGAGCAACTGCTATTACGAATTGCTGAAAAACACACCTGTGGAGGAGATCATGGCTGGTAACATAACCAGAAGCCTCACAAAAGACGTGTTAAAAATCATATCTTACGAGATCAGAAGCGTTGCAAGGCTTCACAATGACCAATTGTTGGAGCTAATGCTCACTCAGAGGATTATCAGAGAGAGTGGTCGGCAAACTCGGCATGCATCATCGAACGGCTATCTGCAGCTCCTCCAGATTGACCCTTTTGCAACCCACTTATACACTGATGCGGGCCTGCAAATTTTGGCTGAACATTTGAGAGGACCCATGCCCACTACCCTATACCTCGATGCAACAGGTGGGGTAGTTCAGAAAGTACCCCATCAGTCAAAAAGAGTTCTCTATTATGCCCTGGTTCTGCCTGGAATGGGCAAGGACAAGCCGCCTTTGCCAGTCGCGGAGTTCGTGACTAACAGCCATAGTGTTCCATCAATATCGCACTGGCTTATGGAGTTCAATAGGAGGCTGTCCCACATTACCGGGAGAAAAATTGCACAAATAGAGACAGATTACAGCTGGGCGTTGATGAACAGTGTGCTCATCTCTTTTAACCACGAGGATGTCTCTGCATACCTTTGCAGAGCATTCGAAATTGTGTCGGGACAACTCAAAGTCATTCCAAAATTCACTGTGCTCCATTTGTGCTCTGCACATATACTTAAGGCAGTCTCCCAGGCCTTTGGGAGAACAACCAGTGACAGAGGCATAAAGGAGTATGCAACATACAGTTTTGCATACCTGCTGAACTGTACAAGCTTGCCAGAAGCACTTGAGGTTTTCTACCAcatgtgtgtgctgtttgaTGCAGAACAGCACACAGACTCAATCAATACCAGTGAAAGGTACCTGAATGGCTGCATTTTGCAGAGTCAACACATGGATATTGAGGAAACACAAGAGGGGAGCAGGATCTGTGATTCCAGTGACCCTTCCAATGGCATTCTCGCAAGGTCCCCCTTCATGCAGGCTTTTGACCTAAGAAGGGAGCAAGCCACATGTGACGTCCTGTCTGATGAGGAagcagacaaaaacaacaactaccactgcCCAGGTATAATAAATGTCTTGCTTAAGACATACATGGGCATCTTTCCCTTGTGGAGTGGTGTACTACTCGCTGATCTATCGAGGCACTCTAAAGGATCTATCACAAGAGGAACAGGGTGCAAAACACGGGAAACCAACTGCCATGTCGAACTATGGTTTAGGTTGGTGAAACACAGCATTCTGTGCAAAAGAAAATACCTCAGACCTGCAGAGTTTGTCTCTAAAATGTTTGCCTCAGTGCAGGGGAGGTATGTTGAACATGTGATTCAACAAAGCCTGCCAATTGATGTACTTCAGAGAAACCTTCAAAGCTCTGTTAAGCTGGAAGATGACCCAGAAGAGCAATGGTGTAAGAGGGACACCTCTTCTGGCAGTTCAAAGCGCAAGTCAAAATATTTCAATCCTCCAAAAAACATTCCAAACCCCAAGACCAAGACCAAAAGCAAGAAGATCATAAAAGTGGAGCAGAATCAACGGGTTGAAGATGCACAA TTAAACTTGCTGTGGAAAAAGAGGGGAACAGAGATAATTGTTGCAACCCTGCCATCCCAAGTGAAGGGTCGGAGCCTCTTCATCCACCACACTGATCTACGGTGTCTACGACCCCACCTGTGGTTGACAGGAGAG ATAATTCAGGGATTGCTGCATCTCAGTGCCTTCACGTACAACGTGGTGGACACCATTTACCTAATGGATTATTACACCGCAGGTGTACTTTTATTTGGTGACAGAGCTACTACACGTCGCCACACTTTACCTAAG GTAAACTTCGATAACTTTGACGGAATCCTGTCATTTGTCCACGTGAACAAAAATCACTGGAACATGCTG tacattcatgcaaagtcTGGTACTGTGTACCAAATGGATCCCTCACCAGCATCCTCTGAGCTTGAGGACTCTACCCATGCGGCTCAGAGACTACA GGAATACTTGAAGATTAGAAAACATCAGGGGAAAACTGACTGGGTGGATGTGAAGTGGAAAGGAGGAGTGATGCCCCACCCAGTGCAAATGGATGGTTGCAGCTGTGGTGTCATTGTTGTTGAA ATGGCCAGAGCAGTGATGGAAGCCTTCCCTGAGTTCCCCAAAATGAACTTCTCAACAAAAAGGAGAGCCATGGAAGAGGCGAGGAGAGATATGGCTCTCCAAGTCCTTGAATCATCAG TCTTTGATGAGGAGACTTGTTCGATGTGTGGAGCTGACAAGCCCCCTGGACAAGCACCTCCCGTTACAGACTGG ATCCAGTGTGATAATTGTGACCGGTGGTTCCATAACCTTTGCTTGAACATGGACCAAAATAAGTTAAAGGAACTCAAGAAAAGGCAATGGCTGTGTGTTTTATGCCGATGA
- the LOC115536961 gene encoding uncharacterized protein LOC115536961 isoform X2, with amino-acid sequence MDFNVNSDFQLNLLWKKRGTEIIVATLPSQVKGRSLFIHHTDLRCLRPHLWLTGEIIQGLLHLSAFTYNVVDTIYLMDYYTAGVLLFGDRATTRRHTLPKVNFDNFDGILSFVHVNKNHWNMLYIHAKSGTVYQMDPSPASSELEDSTHAAQRLQEYLKIRKHQGKTDWVDVKWKGGVMPHPVQMDGCSCGVIVVEMARAVMEAFPEFPKMNFSTKRRAMEEARRDMALQVLESSVFDEETCSMCGADKPPGQAPPVTDWIQCDNCDRWFHNLCLNMDQNKLKELKKRQWLCVLCR; translated from the exons ATGGATTTCAATGTTAATTCTGACTTTCAGTTAAACTTGCTGTGGAAAAAGAGGGGAACAGAGATAATTGTTGCAACCCTGCCATCCCAAGTGAAGGGTCGGAGCCTCTTCATCCACCACACTGATCTACGGTGTCTACGACCCCACCTGTGGTTGACAGGAGAG ATAATTCAGGGATTGCTGCATCTCAGTGCCTTCACGTACAACGTGGTGGACACCATTTACCTAATGGATTATTACACCGCAGGTGTACTTTTATTTGGTGACAGAGCTACTACACGTCGCCACACTTTACCTAAG GTAAACTTCGATAACTTTGACGGAATCCTGTCATTTGTCCACGTGAACAAAAATCACTGGAACATGCTG tacattcatgcaaagtcTGGTACTGTGTACCAAATGGATCCCTCACCAGCATCCTCTGAGCTTGAGGACTCTACCCATGCGGCTCAGAGACTACA GGAATACTTGAAGATTAGAAAACATCAGGGGAAAACTGACTGGGTGGATGTGAAGTGGAAAGGAGGAGTGATGCCCCACCCAGTGCAAATGGATGGTTGCAGCTGTGGTGTCATTGTTGTTGAA ATGGCCAGAGCAGTGATGGAAGCCTTCCCTGAGTTCCCCAAAATGAACTTCTCAACAAAAAGGAGAGCCATGGAAGAGGCGAGGAGAGATATGGCTCTCCAAGTCCTTGAATCATCAG TCTTTGATGAGGAGACTTGTTCGATGTGTGGAGCTGACAAGCCCCCTGGACAAGCACCTCCCGTTACAGACTGG ATCCAGTGTGATAATTGTGACCGGTGGTTCCATAACCTTTGCTTGAACATGGACCAAAATAAGTTAAAGGAACTCAAGAAAAGGCAATGGCTGTGTGTTTTATGCCGATGA